In Clostridium sp. JN-1, one genomic interval encodes:
- the dnaK gene encoding molecular chaperone DnaK: MSKVIGIDLGTTNSCVAVMEGGEPVVIANSEGARTTPSVVSFQANGERLVGQVAKRQSITNPDKTIMSIKRHMGTSYKVNIDGKDYTPQEISAIVLQKIKADAEAYLGEKVTQAVITVPAYFNDSQRQATKDAGKIAGLEVLRIINEPTAASLAYGLDKMDTNQKILVYDLGGGTFDVSLLELGDGVFEVKSTNGDTHLGGDDFDQKVMDYIAETFKSENGIDLRNDKMALQRLKEAAEKAKIELSSSMQTNINLPFITADAAGPKHIDMNLTRSKFNELTQDLVDRTIEPMRKSLNDAGLSINEVDKIILVGGSTRIPAVQDAVKNFTGKEPSKGVNPDECVAVGASIQAGVLTGDVKDVLLLDVTPLTLGIETLGGVATPLISKNTTIPTKKSQVFSTAADGQTSVEISVVQGERQMAADNKSLGRFTLSGIAPAPRGVPQIEVTFDIDANGIVNVSAKDKGTGKEANITITASTNLTDEEIDKAVKEAEKHAEEDKNRKESIEAKNNAEQIIYQTEKTLKDLGDKVSADDKKSIEDKVSALKAVKDGDDIEAIKKATEDLTQTFYAISSKIYQAANPQGAAQGGAGSNPNGAGNQNAGGSSAKNDDNVVDADYKVDDDK, encoded by the coding sequence ATGTCAAAAGTTATAGGTATTGATTTAGGAACAACAAACTCTTGTGTTGCAGTTATGGAAGGTGGAGAACCAGTAGTTATAGCAAATTCAGAAGGAGCAAGAACTACCCCATCAGTAGTATCTTTTCAAGCTAATGGTGAGAGACTTGTAGGTCAAGTTGCAAAAAGACAATCAATTACAAACCCTGATAAAACAATAATGTCAATTAAAAGACATATGGGAACAAGTTATAAAGTTAATATAGATGGCAAGGATTATACACCGCAGGAGATATCTGCTATTGTATTACAGAAAATAAAGGCTGATGCTGAAGCATATCTTGGAGAAAAAGTTACTCAAGCAGTTATAACAGTTCCAGCATACTTTAATGACAGCCAAAGACAGGCAACAAAAGATGCTGGTAAAATAGCAGGACTTGAAGTTTTAAGAATAATAAATGAGCCAACAGCAGCATCACTTGCTTATGGACTTGATAAAATGGATACAAACCAAAAAATATTAGTATATGATTTAGGTGGAGGTACTTTTGATGTATCATTACTTGAATTAGGTGATGGTGTATTTGAAGTTAAGTCAACAAATGGTGATACACATCTTGGTGGAGATGATTTTGACCAAAAGGTCATGGATTATATAGCTGAAACATTTAAATCAGAAAATGGAATAGATTTAAGAAATGATAAGATGGCATTACAAAGATTAAAGGAAGCTGCAGAAAAAGCTAAGATAGAATTATCTTCTTCAATGCAGACTAATATAAATCTTCCTTTTATAACAGCAGATGCAGCAGGTCCAAAACATATAGACATGAATTTAACTAGATCTAAATTCAATGAATTAACTCAGGATCTTGTAGATAGAACTATAGAACCAATGAGAAAGTCATTAAATGATGCTGGACTTTCAATCAATGAAGTAGATAAAATAATACTTGTAGGTGGTTCAACAAGAATACCAGCAGTTCAAGATGCAGTTAAGAATTTTACTGGAAAAGAGCCTTCAAAGGGAGTAAATCCTGATGAATGTGTTGCTGTAGGTGCATCTATTCAAGCAGGAGTTTTAACTGGAGATGTTAAAGATGTATTACTTCTTGATGTTACACCACTTACACTTGGTATAGAAACTTTAGGAGGAGTAGCTACTCCATTAATCAGTAAAAATACTACTATACCAACTAAAAAGAGTCAGGTATTCTCAACAGCTGCAGATGGTCAAACTTCTGTTGAAATTAGTGTAGTTCAAGGTGAAAGACAGATGGCTGCTGATAATAAGTCACTTGGAAGATTTACACTTTCAGGTATAGCTCCAGCTCCAAGAGGAGTTCCTCAGATAGAAGTTACATTTGATATAGATGCTAATGGAATAGTTAATGTATCTGCAAAGGATAAGGGAACTGGAAAAGAGGCAAATATTACGATTACAGCTTCAACTAACTTAACTGATGAAGAAATTGATAAGGCAGTTAAGGAAGCAGAAAAGCATGCAGAAGAAGATAAAAATAGAAAAGAATCAATAGAAGCTAAGAATAATGCAGAACAAATTATTTATCAAACTGAAAAGACACTAAAAGATCTTGGAGATAAGGTATCAGCAGATGATAAGAAGTCTATAGAAGATAAAGTAAGTGCTCTTAAAGCAGTTAAAGATGGTGATGATATAGAGGCAATCAAAAAAGCTACTGAAGATTTAACTCAAACATTCTATGCAATTTCATCCAAAATTTATCAGGCTGCTAATCCTCAAGGAGCAGCTCAAGGCGGCGCAGGTTCTAATCCAAATGGTGCAGGCAATCAAAATGCAGGCGGCTCAAGTGCAAAAAATGATGATAATGTAGTAGATGCAGATTATAAAGTAGATGATGATAAATAA
- the lepA gene encoding translation elongation factor 4 produces the protein MQSQRQKYIRNFSIVAHIDHGKSTLADRLIEKTGTLTEREMDEQVLDNMEIERERGITIKSQAVRLVYKRSDNEEYILNLIDTPGHVDFNYEVSRSLKACEGAVLVVDATQGIQAQTLANCYLALDNDLEIVPVINKIDLASARPDEVKQEIEDVIGIESSDAPLVSAKTGLNIDQVLEAIVNKVPAPDGDEGAPLKALIFDSYYDSYRGVVCHIRVKEGTIKQGMQIKLMNTNKVYEVVETGVFVPNYMPVDALKAGDVGYFTASIKNVRDARVGDTVTEYNRETKEALEGYRPAVPMVFSGIYPVDGAKYGELKDALEKLQVNDAALSFEPETSVALGFGFRCGFLGLLHMDIIQERIEREFNLDIITTAPSVIYKVCKTDNTIIELTNPTNLPDTAEIKYMEEPMVKTSIITPSEYVGAVMELSQNRRGIFKDMQYIETTRVSLNYEIPLNEIVYDFFDVLKSRTRGYASLDYDLCGYKESKLVKLDILLNGEMVDALSMIVPEEKAYAKGRAIAQKLKDIIPRQLFEIPIQAAVGGKVIARETVKAMRKDVLAKCYGGDISRKRKLLEKQKEGKKKMRQIGTVEVPQEAFMAVLKTDE, from the coding sequence ATGCAGAGCCAGAGACAAAAATATATTAGAAACTTTTCAATAGTTGCTCATATAGATCATGGTAAGTCTACACTTGCAGATAGATTAATAGAAAAAACTGGTACACTTACAGAACGAGAGATGGATGAACAAGTACTTGATAATATGGAAATTGAAAGAGAAAGAGGCATAACAATAAAATCTCAAGCTGTAAGACTTGTATATAAAAGAAGTGATAATGAAGAATATATACTAAACCTCATAGATACTCCAGGACATGTAGATTTTAATTATGAGGTATCAAGAAGTTTAAAAGCATGTGAGGGAGCTGTACTTGTAGTAGATGCAACTCAAGGTATACAAGCACAAACTTTAGCTAATTGTTATTTGGCTTTAGACAATGATCTTGAAATAGTTCCCGTTATAAATAAAATAGATTTAGCCAGCGCAAGACCTGATGAGGTAAAACAGGAAATAGAAGACGTAATAGGAATAGAATCATCGGATGCACCCCTTGTATCAGCTAAGACAGGACTCAACATTGATCAGGTGCTTGAAGCCATAGTAAATAAGGTTCCAGCTCCAGATGGTGATGAAGGTGCCCCTCTTAAAGCTTTAATATTTGACTCATATTATGATAGTTATAGAGGTGTTGTATGTCATATAAGAGTTAAAGAAGGAACGATAAAGCAGGGCATGCAAATCAAACTCATGAATACGAATAAGGTTTATGAAGTAGTTGAAACAGGAGTTTTTGTACCAAATTATATGCCTGTTGATGCATTAAAAGCTGGAGATGTTGGCTATTTTACAGCTTCAATAAAGAATGTTAGGGATGCACGAGTTGGAGACACAGTTACAGAATATAATAGAGAGACAAAAGAGGCTTTAGAAGGATATAGACCAGCAGTACCTATGGTATTTAGTGGTATTTACCCTGTAGATGGTGCAAAGTATGGTGAATTAAAAGATGCACTTGAAAAACTTCAAGTAAATGATGCAGCATTATCTTTTGAACCAGAAACATCTGTTGCCCTTGGTTTTGGATTTAGATGTGGATTTTTAGGATTATTACATATGGATATAATTCAAGAGAGAATAGAAAGAGAGTTTAATTTAGACATTATAACAACAGCTCCTTCGGTTATATATAAGGTATGTAAGACTGATAACACTATTATAGAGTTAACTAACCCTACTAATTTACCTGATACCGCTGAAATAAAATATATGGAAGAGCCTATGGTTAAAACTTCTATAATAACTCCATCTGAGTATGTTGGTGCAGTTATGGAATTGTCTCAAAATAGAAGAGGAATATTTAAAGATATGCAGTATATAGAAACTACTAGGGTATCTTTAAACTATGAAATTCCATTAAATGAGATAGTATATGATTTCTTTGATGTTTTAAAGTCAAGGACAAGAGGATATGCATCTTTGGATTATGATTTATGTGGATATAAGGAATCAAAACTTGTAAAACTTGATATACTTTTAAATGGTGAAATGGTAGATGCACTTTCTATGATAGTACCTGAAGAGAAGGCATATGCTAAAGGAAGAGCTATAGCACAAAAATTAAAGGATATAATACCAAGACAGCTATTTGAAATACCAATTCAGGCAGCTGTTGGAGGCAAAGTAATAGCAAGAGAAACAGTAAAAGCAATGAGAAAAGATGTCCTTGCAAAGTGTTATGGTGGAGATATAAGTAGAAAGAGAAAACTTCTTGAAAAACAAAAAGAAGGTAAAAAGAAAATGAGACAAATTGGAACAGTAGAAGTTCCTCAAGAAGCATTTATGGCAGTACTAAAGACAGACGAATAA
- a CDS encoding 16S rRNA (uracil(1498)-N(3))-methyltransferase, which translates to MHKFFVHKDNIIDNKAYIKDDDVKHIYKVLRLQVGDSVNINNCDGEEFLGEIEEINKKVVVVNCIQKLEINNESKIEIHLFQGMPKSNKMDLIVQKSTELGVREITPVITERVVSKNESNESKKIDRWSRIALEACKQSKRSLITKINNSLKFDEMLEYLRNMDLIVVPYENKENYGIKKMISTINKSSIHKIGIVIGPEGGFEEEEIEMLNNIGAHIITLGPRILRTETAGFVCVSLLMYELSDLGGVF; encoded by the coding sequence ATGCACAAGTTTTTTGTACATAAAGATAATATAATTGATAATAAAGCATATATTAAAGATGATGATGTAAAACACATATATAAAGTTTTAAGACTTCAAGTTGGAGATTCAGTAAATATAAACAATTGTGATGGAGAAGAGTTTTTAGGTGAAATAGAGGAAATAAATAAAAAGGTAGTCGTAGTAAATTGCATTCAAAAACTTGAGATTAACAATGAAAGTAAAATAGAAATCCACTTGTTTCAAGGAATGCCAAAGTCAAATAAGATGGACTTAATTGTACAAAAATCTACAGAGCTTGGTGTAAGAGAAATTACTCCAGTTATTACAGAAAGAGTTGTGTCGAAAAATGAGTCAAATGAATCGAAAAAAATTGACAGATGGAGTAGAATTGCTCTTGAAGCTTGCAAACAAAGTAAAAGAAGTTTGATTACTAAGATCAATAATTCTTTAAAATTTGATGAAATGCTGGAATACTTAAGAAATATGGATTTAATTGTAGTTCCATATGAAAATAAAGAGAATTATGGAATAAAAAAAATGATTAGTACAATAAATAAATCAAGTATACACAAAATTGGCATTGTAATAGGACCAGAAGGTGGATTTGAAGAAGAAGAAATTGAGATGCTTAATAATATAGGAGCACATATAATAACTTTAGGACCTAGAATACTTAGAACGGAGACAGCAGGATTCGTTTGTGTTTCATTACTTATGTATGAGTTATCAGACTTAGGAGGAGTATTTTAA
- the prmA gene encoding 50S ribosomal protein L11 methyltransferase, producing MGKEWVEVSIFTSSEAVEAVSGILYNTGVKGLAIEDPQDMEFKKKHPGDWDYFDESILDVKDGALIKGYYKNDSKLNEYLSYIKESINNLEQFGIDKGKGLVTAANVNEEDWENNWKKYYKPTKVGERIVVKPIWEEYKPKDDELIVELDPGMAFGTGTHETTRMCIKALEKHVKNESTVFDIGTGSGILSISAAKLGAKKVVGVDLDPVAVKSASENIKFNDINNVRILEGNLMDVVEGKANIVIANIIADVIISLAKGVKNFILKGGLFISSGIINDRKDDVIRELKKNDFDIEEVNVDGEWVCIVARVK from the coding sequence ATGGGTAAAGAGTGGGTGGAAGTTAGTATATTTACATCCAGTGAAGCAGTAGAAGCAGTTTCAGGAATATTATATAATACTGGTGTTAAAGGACTTGCCATAGAAGATCCTCAGGATATGGAATTTAAGAAAAAACATCCAGGAGATTGGGATTATTTTGATGAATCAATATTAGATGTAAAAGATGGTGCTTTGATAAAAGGATACTATAAGAATGACAGTAAATTAAACGAGTATTTAAGTTATATAAAAGAAAGTATAAATAATTTAGAACAGTTTGGAATAGACAAAGGAAAAGGATTAGTTACTGCGGCAAATGTAAACGAAGAAGATTGGGAAAATAATTGGAAAAAATATTATAAACCAACTAAAGTTGGTGAAAGAATAGTTGTAAAGCCAATATGGGAAGAATATAAACCAAAAGATGATGAATTAATAGTAGAACTTGATCCGGGTATGGCTTTTGGAACTGGGACACATGAGACTACAAGAATGTGTATAAAAGCCTTGGAGAAGCACGTTAAAAATGAATCAACTGTGTTTGATATAGGAACTGGATCAGGAATTTTGTCCATATCTGCTGCAAAGCTTGGAGCAAAGAAGGTTGTTGGAGTTGATTTGGATCCTGTTGCTGTAAAGTCAGCATCAGAAAATATTAAGTTCAATGATATAAACAATGTAAGAATATTAGAAGGCAACCTTATGGATGTTGTGGAAGGTAAGGCTAATATAGTAATTGCCAATATAATTGCAGATGTTATAATATCACTAGCAAAAGGTGTAAAGAACTTTATTCTTAAAGGTGGATTATTTATATCTTCTGGAATAATCAATGATAGGAAAGATGATGTTATACGTGAACTTAAAAAAAATGATTTTGATATAGAAGAAGTTAATGTAGATGGCGAATGGGTATGTATAGTAGCCAGGGTTAAATAA
- the hrcA gene encoding heat-inducible transcriptional repressor HrcA has protein sequence MNIHERKIKILQAIIDYYIDTAEPIGSRTIAKKYNLGISSATIRNEMADLEDMGYLEQPHSSSGRKPSNKGYRLYVDKLMQVSGLTQKEKLLIRNKILSITLQEIDTILKQVTAILSDLTKLTCVAKSPSVKKSSIKYVQLVSIDINSILLVIITNNGIIKNNVIRIRKDVSQDVLAKLSNILNARLKNLNCDQINLEVINNLKNDLKGYDDIFNAIIPVLYDSLNSTDKSEIYMEGTTNIFSYPEYNDIERAREFLSLLDNKEKVSSLLNSGAGISVKIGTENYIEGAQDCSVVSTIYSINGRPLGEIGVIGPTRMHYSKIISLMANVVKELNSMLDSMYPEDG, from the coding sequence ATGAATATCCATGAAAGAAAAATAAAGATACTCCAGGCTATTATAGATTACTATATAGATACTGCAGAACCAATAGGCTCAAGGACAATAGCCAAAAAATATAATTTGGGAATAAGTTCTGCTACTATAAGAAATGAGATGGCAGATCTTGAAGATATGGGATATCTTGAACAGCCTCACAGCTCCTCAGGAAGGAAACCTTCAAATAAAGGTTATAGACTTTATGTTGATAAGTTAATGCAAGTTTCTGGTTTAACTCAAAAAGAAAAATTACTCATAAGGAACAAAATATTGAGTATTACGCTGCAGGAAATTGATACTATATTAAAACAGGTCACAGCAATTTTATCTGACCTAACTAAACTTACTTGTGTGGCTAAATCTCCTTCTGTTAAAAAAAGTAGTATAAAGTATGTACAATTAGTAAGCATTGATATAAATAGCATATTACTTGTTATAATAACTAACAATGGTATAATTAAGAATAATGTCATAAGGATAAGAAAAGATGTAAGTCAAGATGTTTTAGCTAAATTGAGTAATATTTTAAATGCAAGACTTAAAAATTTAAATTGTGATCAAATAAATCTTGAAGTTATAAACAATTTAAAAAATGATTTAAAAGGATATGATGATATATTCAATGCTATAATTCCAGTTTTATATGACAGCTTGAATTCAACAGATAAATCTGAAATATATATGGAAGGTACAACTAATATATTTAGTTACCCAGAATATAACGACATAGAAAGAGCACGTGAATTCTTATCACTATTAGACAATAAGGAAAAGGTGAGTAGTTTACTGAATAGTGGAGCAGGTATTTCGGTTAAAATAGGAACTGAAAATTATATTGAAGGTGCTCAAGATTGCAGCGTAGTTTCAACAATTTATAGTATAAATGGAAGACCATTAGGTGAGATAGGGGTAATAGGTCCTACAAGAATGCATTATTCAAAGATAATATCATTAATGGCAAACGTAGTTAAAGAATTAAATTCCATGTTAGACAGTATGTATCCCGAAGATGGATAG
- the grpE gene encoding nucleotide exchange factor GrpE: MENNKNDIEGVTKENIDQEDVTKENVGQEDVNNADEKCKCENLDDNDETYKNEDEDKCETAECDENFKNNFEALAKSLEKKADELKEENSKLKNENDTLKDRLARNVAEYDNYRKRTAKEKEGIYTDACEDILKAILPVLDNLERAVSVEGNVDDLKKGVEMTMKQFNTALEKLSVEEINTDSEFDPHFHNAVMHIDDDSYDKNQIVEVFQKGYKRGEKVLRYSMVKVAN; the protein is encoded by the coding sequence ATGGAAAATAACAAAAATGATATAGAAGGTGTTACTAAAGAGAATATTGATCAAGAAGATGTTACTAAAGAGAATGTTGGTCAAGAGGATGTTAATAATGCAGATGAAAAATGTAAATGTGAAAATCTAGATGACAATGATGAAACTTATAAAAATGAAGACGAAGACAAATGTGAGACAGCAGAATGTGATGAAAATTTTAAAAATAATTTTGAAGCTCTAGCTAAATCATTAGAGAAAAAAGCTGATGAATTAAAAGAAGAAAATTCTAAATTAAAAAATGAAAATGATACGTTAAAAGATAGATTAGCTAGAAATGTAGCAGAATACGACAATTACAGAAAGAGAACAGCAAAGGAAAAGGAAGGAATTTATACAGATGCATGTGAAGATATACTAAAGGCAATTCTTCCTGTATTAGACAACTTAGAAAGAGCAGTAAGTGTAGAAGGAAATGTTGATGACTTGAAAAAAGGTGTTGAAATGACTATGAAACAATTTAATACCGCTCTAGAAAAGTTAAGTGTAGAAGAAATTAATACAGATAGTGAATTTGATCCTCATTTTCACAATGCAGTAATGCATATTGATGATGACAGTTATGATAAAAATCAAATTGTAGAAGTATTTCAAAAAGGTTATAAAAGAGGAGAAAAAGTACTGAGATACAGTATGGTTAAGGTTGCAAATTAA
- a CDS encoding stage II sporulation protein P, with translation MLLLNYRRVDNNSSNFRLKIFILMMSVLLVIILPCAVRANMYSSSVNRNLSYVKILNYTMPIIKVTSFNEEDRAENKFSITSSLLSMIGFKMNDPVSVVSKEVSFINLGKNNSNPNEFKLDDKQVAKNDSKSNLNNNGSNSTNKAANVYDPKLKKTLSTQKPEVLIYHTHTTESYKPGGPTNFDNSQNVCAVGDELASELQTNYGISAINDRTVHDAEAYTKSYQRSAVTVDEYLKKYGDFKLIIDLHRDSVEDKSAMTMNINGENVAKFMMVMCKKNPHFDKNMELANKIVQTSDKLFPGFCKGVFYYNYGTRYFNQDKSNNAVLIEVGGDINTTTEAKASAKYLARIIAECLNR, from the coding sequence ATGTTATTATTGAATTACAGAAGAGTAGATAATAATAGCAGTAACTTTAGATTGAAAATTTTTATTTTGATGATGAGCGTACTTTTAGTAATAATTTTACCATGTGCTGTAAGGGCTAATATGTACAGCAGCAGTGTAAATAGAAATTTGTCATATGTTAAAATTTTGAATTATACTATGCCCATCATCAAAGTTACATCATTTAATGAAGAAGATAGAGCAGAAAATAAGTTTTCTATAACATCATCATTATTATCTATGATTGGTTTTAAGATGAACGACCCTGTTTCTGTTGTATCGAAGGAAGTATCTTTTATTAATTTAGGTAAAAATAATTCTAATCCGAATGAATTTAAATTAGATGATAAACAGGTTGCAAAAAATGATTCTAAATCCAATTTAAATAATAATGGATCAAATTCAACGAATAAGGCTGCTAATGTTTATGATCCTAAATTGAAAAAAACATTAAGTACTCAAAAGCCAGAAGTTTTAATATATCATACTCATACTACAGAAAGTTATAAACCTGGAGGTCCTACAAACTTTGACAATTCACAAAATGTATGTGCAGTTGGAGATGAGCTGGCATCCGAGCTTCAAACTAATTATGGAATATCAGCTATAAATGATAGAACTGTACATGATGCTGAAGCTTATACTAAAAGTTATCAACGTTCAGCTGTAACAGTAGACGAGTATTTAAAGAAGTATGGAGACTTTAAACTCATAATAGACCTCCATAGGGATTCTGTTGAGGATAAGAGTGCAATGACTATGAATATAAATGGTGAAAATGTAGCTAAATTTATGATGGTTATGTGCAAAAAAAATCCTCACTTTGATAAGAATATGGAACTTGCAAATAAAATAGTGCAAACATCAGATAAATTGTTTCCAGGTTTTTGCAAAGGAGTTTTTTACTATAATTACGGCACAAGATATTTTAATCAAGATAAGAGTAATAATGCAGTACTTATTGAAGTTGGAGGCGATATAAATACTACTACTGAGGCTAAGGCATCAGCTAAGTATTTAGCTAGAATAATTGCAGAATGTTTAAATAGATAA
- the dnaJ gene encoding molecular chaperone DnaJ, whose amino-acid sequence MANKDYYEVLGLQKGASDDEIKKAFRKLALKYHPDRNQGNKEAEEKFKEINEAYQVLSDPDKKAQYDQFGTTDFNGAGGFSGAQGFDFSDFGGFGDIFDSFFGGGFGGSSSGRKRKNAPQKGADLEYSINLTFKEAVFGAEKQINITRSEKCEKCNGTGAKHGTKPHTCDKCGGTGQVRVQRNTPLGSFVSMSTCDKCGGKGTIIKDPCPECKGKGSVRRQRKINITIPAGVDTGNVIPIRGQGEHGINGGPAGDLYINIRADHHSKFKRKQFDIYIDTHISFGKAALGTELTVPTVDGDVKYQIPPGTQPGTVFRLRGKGVPRVNSHGRGDQYVNIIVDVPKNLNQKQKDALYLFMAASGEVPDTEGSKKSFMDKIKNSFK is encoded by the coding sequence ATGGCAAACAAAGATTATTATGAAGTCCTTGGGTTGCAAAAAGGTGCCAGTGATGATGAAATAAAAAAGGCATTTAGAAAATTAGCTTTAAAATACCATCCAGATAGAAATCAAGGGAATAAGGAAGCAGAAGAAAAGTTTAAGGAAATCAATGAAGCATACCAAGTGCTTTCAGATCCTGACAAAAAAGCTCAATACGACCAGTTTGGAACTACAGATTTTAATGGAGCTGGTGGGTTCAGTGGAGCTCAAGGATTTGACTTTTCCGACTTTGGCGGATTTGGAGATATATTTGATTCCTTCTTTGGTGGCGGATTTGGAGGCAGTAGCAGCGGCAGAAAGAGAAAAAATGCGCCTCAAAAGGGAGCAGATCTTGAATACAGCATAAATTTAACATTTAAAGAAGCAGTTTTTGGTGCTGAAAAGCAGATAAATATAACTAGAAGTGAAAAATGCGAAAAGTGTAATGGAACAGGTGCAAAGCACGGCACTAAACCTCATACCTGTGACAAATGCGGCGGAACAGGTCAAGTTAGAGTCCAAAGGAATACACCGCTTGGAAGTTTTGTAAGTATGAGTACCTGTGACAAATGCGGTGGTAAGGGTACTATAATAAAGGATCCTTGTCCAGAATGTAAGGGTAAAGGCAGTGTAAGAAGACAGAGAAAAATAAATATAACTATACCAGCTGGTGTAGATACAGGTAATGTAATTCCAATTAGAGGACAAGGCGAACATGGAATAAATGGAGGACCTGCTGGTGATTTGTATATAAACATAAGGGCAGATCATCATTCTAAATTTAAGAGAAAACAGTTTGATATATATATAGATACGCATATAAGTTTTGGTAAGGCTGCATTAGGGACTGAACTCACAGTTCCAACTGTTGATGGTGATGTAAAGTATCAAATACCTCCTGGAACCCAACCTGGTACTGTATTTAGACTTAGAGGTAAAGGTGTCCCTAGAGTAAACAGTCATGGAAGAGGAGATCAATATGTTAATATAATAGTTGATGTTCCTAAGAATTTAAATCAAAAGCAAAAAGATGCATTATATTTATTCATGGCTGCTAGTGGTGAAGTACCAGATACAGAAGGCAGCAAGAAATCTTTTATGGATAAAATTAAGAATAGCTTCAAGTAA
- the hemW gene encoding radical SAM family heme chaperone HemW codes for MACISLYVHIPFCKQKCLYCDFPSYSGKENIMIDYAKVLAKDIEQSVEQNEVSTIFIGGGTPTYLSLEAWRIIAKAIEKINKSNNIEFTVECNPGTITDKKLKLFKNIGVNRLSIGLQAWQDDLLKKIGRIHNVREFKDSFNLSRSLGFNNINVDLMFGLPDQTLEDWKDTLSNVVKLNPEHISCYSLIIEEGTFFYEMYNKDKLRLPDEEVERSMYNYTLNFLKENGYLQYEISNFAKSGRECKHNLVYWNLGEYIGCGAASHSYINEMRYFKTRNVEEYIAEVNNNKVIKESLHKNSLKDDMEEFMFMGLRKIEGISVDDFYNRFKRDIYSVYNPIIKKYLKQNLLILENGRLFLSKRGIEVSNSIMCDFILDT; via the coding sequence ATGGCTTGTATATCTTTATACGTTCACATTCCGTTTTGCAAACAAAAATGTTTATATTGTGATTTTCCATCTTACAGCGGTAAAGAAAACATCATGATAGATTATGCCAAAGTTTTGGCAAAAGATATAGAACAATCTGTAGAACAAAATGAAGTAAGTACTATATTCATAGGTGGGGGAACTCCCACCTATTTATCTTTAGAAGCGTGGAGAATTATAGCAAAGGCTATAGAGAAAATAAATAAATCTAATAATATAGAATTTACAGTTGAGTGCAATCCTGGAACAATTACAGATAAGAAACTTAAACTTTTTAAAAACATTGGTGTCAATAGACTTAGTATAGGACTTCAAGCATGGCAGGACGATTTGCTAAAAAAAATCGGTAGAATACATAATGTTAGAGAATTTAAGGATTCATTTAACTTATCAAGAAGTTTGGGATTTAATAATATAAATGTGGATTTGATGTTTGGACTTCCAGACCAAACTTTAGAAGATTGGAAAGACACCTTAAGTAATGTTGTAAAATTAAACCCAGAACATATATCATGTTATAGTCTTATAATTGAAGAAGGTACATTTTTTTATGAAATGTATAATAAGGATAAGTTGAGATTACCTGATGAAGAAGTTGAAAGAAGTATGTATAATTATACATTAAACTTTTTAAAAGAAAATGGATACTTACAATATGAAATATCGAATTTTGCAAAGAGTGGAAGGGAGTGCAAACATAACTTAGTATATTGGAACCTTGGAGAATATATTGGATGCGGTGCAGCTTCACACTCATATATAAATGAGATGAGATATTTTAAAACAAGAAATGTTGAAGAATATATTGCTGAAGTTAATAATAACAAAGTTATAAAAGAAAGCCTCCATAAAAATTCACTTAAAGATGATATGGAAGAATTTATGTTTATGGGTCTTAGAAAGATTGAAGGTATATCTGTAGATGATTTTTATAATAGGTTTAAGAGAGATATATATTCCGTATATAATCCTATAATAAAGAAGTATTTAAAGCAAAATTTATTGATATTGGAAAATGGAAGGCTATTCTTAAGTAAGAGAGGAATAGAGGTCTCTAATAGCATTATGTGTGATTTTATACTTGATACATAG